One window from the genome of Bacteroidales bacterium encodes:
- a CDS encoding RnfABCDGE type electron transport complex subunit D — protein sequence MNNLLTISGSPHVHTDESIKKIMFSVVFAMVPAMLVSLYFFGFDALRVIAISVIACVVVEYLIQKYLIKGDLTVNDGSAIVTGVLLAFNVPASLPTWIIIVGAIVSIGIAKMAFGGIGKNPFNPALVGRVFLLISFPAQMTSWPLPKPLFAKTITDSITGATPLGLLKEGQMAGKTIEQIMSDPNMPDYIQRMIGFQTGSLGEMSAIALLIGALFMFFRKVITWHIPISYLLSSFIFAGIFWMIDPTHYADPFFHLITGGLMLGIFYMATDMVSSPMAPKGQIVFGIGCGLLTMMIRLWGAYPEGVSFAILIMNAFAPIINKAFKPQRFGV from the coding sequence ATGAATAATTTACTTACCATTTCGGGTTCACCGCATGTGCATACCGATGAATCCATCAAAAAAATCATGTTCAGCGTGGTATTTGCCATGGTACCGGCGATGCTCGTTTCGCTTTACTTTTTCGGATTTGATGCCCTGAGAGTGATTGCGATATCCGTGATTGCCTGCGTTGTGGTTGAATATTTGATTCAAAAGTACCTGATCAAGGGCGACCTGACCGTAAATGACGGATCAGCCATCGTGACCGGGGTGTTGCTTGCATTTAATGTTCCTGCCAGCCTGCCCACATGGATTATCATCGTTGGTGCAATCGTATCCATCGGGATTGCTAAAATGGCTTTTGGCGGAATAGGGAAAAACCCGTTTAACCCGGCACTGGTTGGTCGTGTGTTTCTGCTGATCTCGTTCCCTGCACAGATGACCTCGTGGCCGCTGCCTAAACCACTGTTTGCAAAAACCATCACCGATTCGATCACCGGCGCCACACCCCTCGGTTTGTTGAAAGAAGGGCAAATGGCGGGCAAAACCATCGAGCAGATCATGTCAGATCCCAATATGCCCGATTACATCCAGCGCATGATCGGATTTCAGACCGGCTCGCTCGGTGAGATGTCTGCGATCGCGCTGCTTATTGGTGCGCTTTTCATGTTTTTCCGCAAAGTGATCACCTGGCATATTCCAATCTCTTACCTTTTATCCTCGTTCATTTTTGCAGGAATATTCTGGATGATCGACCCGACGCATTATGCCGATCCCTTCTTTCACCTGATCACGGGGGGATTGATGCTTGGTATTTTCTATATGGCCACCGACATGGTAAGTTCGCCCATGGCGCCCAAAGGACAGATCGTGTTTGGCATTGGGTGCGGCCTGCTTACCATGATGATAAGGCTCTGGGGTGCTTACCCGGAAGGCGTTTCTTTCGCCATCCTGATTATGAATGCATTTGCACCAATTATTAATAAGGCTTTCAAACCACAACGGTTTGGGGTGTAA
- a CDS encoding electron transport complex subunit E produces MDQMKNFTKGFFKENPVFVMLLGMCPTLAVSNSAINGLGMGLATTFVLVMSNIVISLIKNLVPNKVRIPIFIVVIASFVTIVDLVMAGYAPALHAQLGIFIPLIVVNCIVLGRAEAFASRQNVFSSMIDGLGMGIGFAMALTVLGSVREMLGNYSLFGHKFIQTDGILVFILSPGAFIALGFLIALINKVTKKV; encoded by the coding sequence ATGGATCAAATGAAAAATTTTACCAAAGGCTTTTTCAAAGAAAACCCGGTATTTGTGATGCTGCTTGGCATGTGTCCGACATTGGCTGTTTCAAATTCTGCCATTAACGGGCTGGGGATGGGACTGGCCACAACTTTCGTACTGGTGATGTCCAATATTGTGATTTCACTGATTAAAAATCTTGTCCCGAACAAGGTGAGGATTCCCATTTTCATCGTCGTTATCGCTTCTTTTGTAACTATTGTTGACCTTGTTATGGCCGGATATGCTCCTGCATTACACGCCCAGTTAGGCATCTTTATCCCGCTGATCGTGGTTAACTGCATCGTACTTGGGCGTGCTGAGGCTTTCGCTTCGCGGCAGAACGTATTTTCATCAATGATCGACGGGCTGGGCATGGGTATTGGCTTTGCCATGGCGCTCACCGTTCTTGGTTCGGTGCGTGAAATGCTGGGTAACTACTCCCTGTTTGGACATAAATTCATTCAGACCGACGGCATACTGGTCTTTATCCTTTCACCCGGCGCCTTCATCGCCCTGGGATTTCTTATTGCCCTTATCAACAAAGTCACTAAAAAAGTCTAA
- the rsxA gene encoding electron transport complex subunit RsxA, whose translation MEYIIMIISAVLVSNIVLANFLGICPFLGVSGKLSTASGMAGAVLFVMTIASIVTWMVQQYVLTPFNLGFLQTVAFILIIAFLVQVVEIILKKVSPPLYQALGVFLPLITTNCAILGVALLITQKEFNLIQATVYAIGNALGFALALLIFAGIREHLELMDVPKGMRGMPIALVVAGILSLAFMGFANLV comes from the coding sequence ATGGAATACATCATCATGATCATCAGTGCGGTATTGGTAAGCAATATTGTACTGGCCAACTTCCTCGGCATCTGCCCTTTTCTTGGCGTTTCCGGCAAACTATCCACCGCTTCAGGCATGGCAGGCGCCGTACTTTTTGTTATGACCATCGCCTCCATCGTAACCTGGATGGTTCAGCAATATGTACTTACACCTTTCAACCTCGGATTTCTGCAAACCGTAGCATTTATCCTCATCATAGCCTTCCTGGTGCAGGTTGTGGAGATCATCCTGAAAAAAGTCAGTCCGCCGCTTTACCAGGCACTTGGGGTCTTCCTTCCATTGATCACCACCAACTGTGCTATCCTTGGCGTAGCATTGCTTATAACCCAGAAGGAATTCAACCTGATCCAGGCAACGGTTTACGCCATCGGTAATGCCCTCGGTTTTGCATTGGCGCTTTTAATTTTTGCCGGCATCCGCGAGCACCTCGAACTGATGGACGTACCTAAAGGAATGCGTGGTATGCCCATCGCCCTCGTCGTTGCAGGCATCCTCTCACTGGCGT
- the rsxC gene encoding electron transport complex subunit RsxC, which produces MVKTFKLGGVHPPENKISSGAAIQPLPMPGRVFVPVTQHLGAPAKAVVNRGDEVKTGQLLAKSSGFISANIHSPATGKVFRIDEVIDQSGYKRMAIIIDTAADIWDEGIDISPDISREILLTKEEIIGRINDRGVVGLGGATFPTHIKMMVPDGKYAEYLIINGVECEPYLTSDHRLMLEKGEEMLIGTSILMKALGVKKAIVGIENNKPDAIEHMTRLAEKFQGITVHALKVKYPQGGEKQLIKALTGREVPSGKLPIETGCVVDNVGTAFAVYEAVQKNKPLIERVVTLTGKAVKQPSNFLVRVGTPIQHLIDHAGGLPENTGKLVGGGPMMGKALVSPEAPIVKGSSGILLMPAEEAKRVPVKNCIRCARCISACPMGLEPYLLAQQTVHEMWDNAESDRIMDCIECGSCHYTCPSGRPLLDYIRLGKARVGKIIRTRGKQ; this is translated from the coding sequence ATAGTAAAAACATTTAAACTTGGAGGCGTACATCCACCGGAAAACAAAATCTCATCCGGTGCTGCCATCCAGCCGCTGCCTATGCCGGGAAGAGTTTTCGTACCCGTTACCCAACACCTGGGGGCGCCGGCAAAAGCGGTTGTAAATCGCGGTGATGAAGTTAAAACAGGGCAATTGTTAGCCAAAAGCTCCGGTTTTATTTCTGCCAACATCCATTCACCGGCTACGGGTAAAGTGTTCAGGATTGATGAAGTGATTGATCAGTCGGGATACAAAAGAATGGCCATCATCATCGATACTGCAGCAGATATATGGGACGAAGGTATCGACATTTCCCCGGATATCAGCAGGGAAATATTACTGACAAAAGAAGAGATTATCGGGCGGATCAATGATAGGGGTGTGGTAGGACTGGGCGGGGCAACTTTCCCGACACACATCAAAATGATGGTTCCGGACGGAAAATATGCAGAGTACCTGATCATCAACGGCGTGGAGTGCGAGCCTTACCTTACTTCCGACCACCGGCTGATGCTTGAAAAAGGGGAAGAGATGCTCATCGGCACTTCCATCCTGATGAAGGCGCTTGGGGTGAAGAAAGCCATCGTAGGCATCGAAAACAATAAACCCGACGCCATTGAGCACATGACCCGGCTGGCCGAAAAATTCCAGGGAATCACAGTTCATGCGCTCAAAGTGAAGTACCCGCAAGGTGGTGAAAAGCAGTTGATCAAGGCACTGACCGGACGGGAAGTTCCCTCAGGAAAGCTTCCGATCGAGACCGGTTGCGTGGTGGATAATGTAGGAACTGCCTTTGCTGTTTATGAAGCCGTGCAAAAGAATAAACCGTTAATCGAGCGGGTGGTGACATTGACCGGGAAAGCTGTAAAACAGCCATCCAACTTTCTGGTGCGGGTTGGGACTCCCATACAGCACCTGATTGACCACGCCGGTGGATTACCAGAAAATACCGGTAAATTGGTTGGTGGAGGACCCATGATGGGAAAAGCGCTGGTTTCGCCGGAAGCACCAATTGTAAAAGGTTCGTCAGGTATCTTGCTGATGCCCGCCGAAGAGGCGAAGCGCGTTCCAGTGAAAAATTGTATCCGTTGCGCCAGGTGCATCTCAGCCTGCCCGATGGGGTTGGAGCCTTACCTCCTTGCCCAGCAAACTGTTCATGAAATGTGGGACAATGCCGAAAGTGACCGCATCATGGACTGCATAGAGTGCGGTTCCTGTCATTACACCTGTCCTTCGGGGCGCCCATTGCTCGATTACATCAGGCTTGGAAAAGCCAGAGTAGGTAAAATCATCAGAACCAGAGGAAAACAATAA
- a CDS encoding RnfABCDGE type electron transport complex subunit G, with translation MAKLESTFLNMFLTLFIVTALSSLAASVVYNMTKGPIAEVARQKQQKAIEQVLPGFTDLKRFSVMPANGQDSLVFFEGTNDGEVVGVAVNTYTNLGYSGLIKLMVGFKPDGTIVNYEVLDHKETPGLGSKIAEGFKTQFNGTNPSQTTLKVKKDGGEIDAITAATISSRAVCDALQRASAAYEEVKKQQND, from the coding sequence ATGGCAAAGTTAGAATCAACATTTTTAAATATGTTTTTGACGCTGTTCATCGTCACGGCACTTTCTTCACTTGCAGCCAGCGTCGTTTACAACATGACCAAAGGGCCCATTGCCGAAGTGGCCCGCCAGAAACAACAAAAGGCCATCGAACAGGTGCTGCCCGGCTTTACCGACCTGAAGAGATTTTCGGTGATGCCGGCCAATGGGCAGGATTCGCTGGTTTTCTTTGAAGGAACCAATGATGGCGAGGTCGTTGGCGTGGCGGTGAATACTTACACCAACCTGGGCTACAGCGGACTGATCAAACTGATGGTGGGGTTCAAACCCGATGGCACTATTGTAAACTACGAAGTGCTCGACCATAAAGAGACCCCCGGACTGGGAAGTAAAATCGCTGAAGGTTTCAAAACTCAGTTTAACGGGACAAACCCGTCGCAAACTACCCTCAAAGTAAAAAAAGACGGTGGAGAAATTGATGCCATCACCGCAGCCACAATCAGTTCGCGTGCAGTGTGTGATGCATTGCAGCGGGCCTCTGCTGCTTACGAGGAAGTGAAAAAACAACAAAACGATTAG